A section of the Candidatus Binatia bacterium genome encodes:
- the cas1-3 gene encoding CRISPR-associated endonuclease Cas1 3, with the protein MKTAYITEPGATVRRNGSVLEVWLGNVKRTELLVHDLDQLVLMGNIVVTPAVLDFLVNERIDTVFLSLHGKFRGRLMHHHSKNVTLRLAQYDVLRDRLRALDFARRFVHGKIANMRAFLFKAGRRHSAGAPLTEMAYRLGAVQDQLAEATTLDEVRGFEGRASALYFEVFPHLLKNSDFQFTGRNRRPPLDPVNVLLSLGYTLLANAVETAVQIVGLDPYVGALHEIAYGRPSLVCDLMEEYRAMIVDPMVVACINQRVFSTDDFEPGADGEPVRFKREAMKYFIELFERRIRNEILYPPRNQRLKYRQVIEEQVRHFARCLLGHEQSYEPFVVR; encoded by the coding sequence ATGAAGACCGCGTACATCACCGAGCCTGGCGCCACCGTTCGTCGCAACGGTTCCGTGCTGGAAGTGTGGCTGGGCAACGTGAAGCGCACGGAGCTGCTCGTTCACGACCTGGATCAGCTCGTGCTCATGGGAAATATCGTCGTGACACCGGCAGTGCTGGACTTCCTGGTGAACGAACGAATCGACACCGTCTTCTTGTCTCTACACGGCAAATTCCGCGGCCGGCTCATGCACCACCATTCCAAGAACGTCACCCTTCGCTTGGCACAATACGACGTGCTGCGCGATCGGCTCCGCGCCCTCGACTTCGCCCGCCGCTTCGTGCACGGCAAAATTGCCAACATGCGCGCCTTCCTCTTCAAAGCGGGGCGCCGCCACAGCGCGGGCGCTCCGCTGACGGAGATGGCATACCGTCTGGGAGCGGTGCAGGACCAACTCGCCGAAGCCACCACCCTCGATGAAGTGCGAGGCTTCGAAGGACGCGCTTCAGCGCTGTACTTCGAAGTGTTTCCCCACTTGCTCAAAAATTCAGATTTTCAGTTCACGGGGCGTAACCGCCGCCCGCCCTTGGACCCCGTCAACGTTCTCTTGTCCCTCGGCTACACCCTTTTGGCCAACGCGGTGGAAACCGCAGTGCAAATCGTCGGACTCGACCCCTACGTGGGTGCACTGCATGAGATTGCGTACGGCCGCCCCTCGCTCGTTTGCGACTTGATGGAAGAGTATCGCGCAATGATCGTCGACCCCATGGTGGTGGCTTGCATCAACCAACGAGTGTTCAGCACCGACGACTTCGAACCCGGCGCTGACGGCGAGCCTGTCCGTTTCAAGCGCGAGGCCATGAAGTACTTTATCGAGCTTTTCGAGCGCCGGATCCGCAACGAGATTCTTTACCCTCCCCGCAACCAACGGCTCAAATATCGGCAGGTCATCGAGGAACAAGTCCGGCACTTTGCGCGCTGCCTTCTCGGGCACGAGCAAAGCTACGAACCATTTGTGGTGCGGTAA
- a CDS encoding CRISPR-associated protein codes for MGWDLTLVFVAGASPQVITETVSALCQRRPVPQTCVFVLTTTSGREHIERALFGRKGAWAALQREYPAAKRFRFSPKHILLLPGPTGAPLDDVRSAAESEAAGNFILNFVRNHTRPESPPLHASIAGGRKTMGYLLATALMLYGRVDDRLSHVLVRPSDIESSSFFFRPRKKKRIKVQRSDGQIFEVSTSEIDVELTDLPFPRLRLLQREQDLQATSFSELVRRLQDRLGQLARPTIEIDLLQHRIVCGGEGIELSPLRVGIYALLAQRRRDAHIAGFDCAGCAACFLPAAELTPYFRDRLRQLMSRLGSVAVGRDWGERNFRPEISKLNAQLQRKLGSASAPYEIQIRGQRKQRLYGIGAPPELLTFRDQPIVGSNVANFAQTLE; via the coding sequence ATGGGGTGGGATCTTACCTTGGTGTTTGTGGCCGGTGCGTCGCCGCAAGTGATCACCGAAACCGTGTCGGCCCTCTGCCAGCGCCGACCGGTTCCGCAAACATGCGTCTTTGTGCTGACCACGACCTCCGGTCGCGAACACATCGAACGTGCCTTGTTCGGTCGCAAAGGCGCTTGGGCAGCACTACAGCGGGAGTACCCGGCAGCCAAGCGGTTTCGCTTCAGCCCGAAACACATCCTACTGCTTCCCGGGCCCACTGGTGCACCTTTGGATGATGTGCGGAGTGCGGCCGAAAGCGAGGCCGCCGGTAACTTCATTCTCAACTTTGTCCGCAACCACACTCGGCCGGAAAGCCCGCCGCTGCATGCCTCCATCGCCGGTGGTCGCAAAACGATGGGATATCTTCTCGCTACGGCCCTCATGCTGTACGGCCGGGTGGACGATCGGTTGTCGCACGTGTTGGTCCGCCCGTCCGATATCGAGAGTTCTTCCTTCTTCTTCCGACCTCGCAAAAAAAAGCGCATCAAAGTTCAGCGATCCGACGGCCAAATATTCGAAGTCTCCACTAGCGAGATCGATGTGGAGCTCACCGACCTCCCCTTTCCGCGCCTCAGGCTTCTGCAACGCGAACAAGATCTGCAAGCCACAAGCTTTTCCGAGTTGGTCCGACGGCTCCAAGATCGTTTGGGGCAACTCGCCCGGCCGACCATCGAAATTGACTTGCTGCAACACCGCATCGTTTGTGGGGGCGAGGGGATCGAACTTTCCCCGCTAAGAGTGGGAATTTATGCACTGCTCGCGCAACGCCGCCGCGACGCCCACATTGCGGGCTTCGACTGTGCAGGTTGTGCCGCTTGCTTTCTCCCGGCAGCCGAGCTCACTCCATATTTCCGCGACCGGCTACGCCAGCTCATGAGCCGCTTGGGCAGTGTGGCCGTCGGGAGAGATTGGGGGGAACGCAATTTCCGCCCGGAAATATCGAAGCTCAACGCCCAGCTTCAACGCAAGCTCGGAAGCGCAAGTGCACCCTACGAAATCCAGATCCGCGGCCAGCGCAAGCAGCGCCTTTACGGGATCGGCGCGCCCCCGGAACTGCTCACTTTTCGCGACCAGCCAATCGTTGGCAGCAACGTTGCCAACTTTGCGCAAACTCTTGAGTAG
- a CDS encoding trehalose 6-phosphate phosphatase, which translates to MKELGSPPVHENVLQRLASAPCVFFFLDYDGTLAPIAPRPELAQPAPEATATVESLAALPRVHVAVVSGRRVQDLRALFPVTGAHYIGAHGAELCTPEGACRLSVDSEQFVPLLARVRQCLENEFQPLPGVWIEDKGISLACHFRLASPQDRARVQSIVQRVHGTLHAAGAPLEILEGHCVIEFRPRGVNKGTAVLNLLQAYNPECLPVYAGDDRTDEDAFRALAGRGITIRVGPCNEPTAAEYILPDPTALVAFLKEAQRALLQRG; encoded by the coding sequence GTGAAAGAGTTGGGTTCGCCACCCGTTCACGAGAACGTGCTGCAACGCCTGGCCTCTGCACCGTGCGTTTTTTTCTTCCTGGACTACGACGGCACACTAGCACCCATCGCGCCGAGACCAGAACTCGCGCAACCCGCGCCGGAGGCCACGGCAACGGTGGAAAGCCTAGCCGCACTCCCCCGCGTGCACGTAGCCGTCGTCAGCGGCCGGCGAGTCCAAGACTTGCGGGCGCTATTCCCTGTCACCGGCGCCCATTACATAGGGGCTCACGGCGCGGAGCTGTGCACCCCCGAGGGCGCGTGTCGTCTGAGCGTCGACTCGGAGCAATTCGTGCCATTGCTTGCACGCGTCCGTCAGTGTCTGGAGAACGAATTCCAACCGCTTCCGGGCGTGTGGATCGAGGACAAGGGGATCTCCCTCGCTTGCCACTTCCGCCTGGCATCACCGCAAGACCGAGCTCGGGTGCAAAGCATTGTCCAGCGAGTGCACGGCACGCTGCACGCTGCCGGCGCTCCGTTGGAAATACTGGAAGGCCATTGTGTGATTGAGTTCCGGCCTCGGGGTGTCAACAAGGGAACGGCCGTACTGAATTTGTTGCAGGCTTACAATCCGGAGTGCCTGCCGGTCTACGCTGGCGACGACCGGACCGACGAAGACGCGTTTCGTGCTTTAGCGGGGCGTGGGATCACCATTCGGGTCGGGCCTTGTAACGAACCAACCGCGGCCGAGTACATCCTTCCCGACCCGACCGCCCTAGTGGCTTTTCTGAAGGAAGCCCAGCGGGCTTTGCTGCAGCGGGGCTAG